The proteins below are encoded in one region of Bremerella sp. P1:
- the hpnC gene encoding squalene synthase HpnC, giving the protein MTPFQYQLANYGPTASWQTPSTSDAYSYCQDLTASSYENFSVISWFLPTELHPHFAAIYSYCRWADNLADETTTDAEGLKLLAWWEEQLESCYQQEAHHPVFVALKRTIREFKIPITPLRNLLIAFRQDQTKKRYNTYRELLAYCRNSADPVGRLVMYLGHCYSPEAVVYSDRVCTGLQLANFWQDVHRDFDKGRIYIPAEDFARFDLSIDDMPACAEKDAFRELIEFEVRRAEQLLASGEPIVDYFPSNLKVDIALFVRGGQTILRQIRQQRFDTWTHRPKVSKGTKVKLLAQAWWEIRVRNKQFRADAYEVPA; this is encoded by the coding sequence GTGACTCCTTTTCAGTATCAACTGGCCAACTACGGACCAACAGCCAGTTGGCAGACCCCCAGCACGAGCGACGCCTATTCCTATTGTCAGGACCTGACTGCCTCGTCCTACGAGAACTTCTCGGTCATTAGCTGGTTTCTTCCCACCGAACTCCATCCTCACTTTGCCGCCATTTATTCGTATTGTCGCTGGGCGGACAATTTGGCGGACGAAACCACCACTGACGCCGAGGGGCTTAAGCTGCTGGCCTGGTGGGAAGAGCAACTCGAATCGTGCTATCAACAGGAAGCCCACCATCCGGTGTTCGTCGCCCTGAAGCGGACGATTCGAGAGTTCAAGATCCCCATTACTCCGCTTCGCAATCTACTGATCGCCTTTCGCCAGGATCAAACGAAGAAGCGATATAACACCTATCGCGAACTTCTGGCCTATTGCCGGAACTCGGCCGACCCAGTGGGACGATTGGTGATGTATCTCGGGCACTGTTACTCCCCCGAGGCCGTTGTTTATTCCGATCGCGTCTGTACCGGCCTCCAACTGGCCAACTTCTGGCAAGATGTCCATCGCGACTTTGACAAGGGACGCATCTACATCCCTGCGGAAGACTTTGCGCGGTTCGACCTTTCGATCGATGACATGCCTGCGTGTGCCGAAAAGGACGCGTTTCGCGAGTTGATCGAGTTCGAAGTCCGTCGCGCTGAACAATTGCTGGCCTCAGGTGAACCAATCGTCGACTACTTCCCGTCGAACTTGAAAGTCGACATCGCCTTGTTTGTTCGTGGCGGACAAACCATTTTGCGGCAGATTCGCCAGCAGCGTTTCGACACCTGGACCCACCGTCCGAAAGTCAGTAAAGGGACGAAAGTCAAACTCCTGGCTCAAGCCTGGTGGGAGATCCGCGTCCGTAACAAACAGTTCCGTGCCGATGCCTACGAGGTGCCGGCATGA
- a CDS encoding phytoene/squalene synthase family protein, translating to MTDNLSASYDQCRHFSKQSGSNFLLSFWFLPREKRQAMYALYAFFRHTDDLADEDGADQAAQLKSWRDQFRSAMQGDFADSRLPALVDTIRRYEIPEKYFLESIEGVESDLSRTRFTDFDELHHYCYQVASAIGLSCLPVWGVRPNFDREAAIAAGVAFQLTNILRDIHEDALRGRIYVPLDDLNRFDVPEESLLNGQLSPGFEPLMRFEIERAEKLFTKAKDLRNDLHPDGCRIFDAMMETYHDLLKQIARSPEDVLRRKIQVGSWRKVKLFARLVMSRMPLGTRGPQKAEVP from the coding sequence ATGACCGATAACCTATCCGCCAGCTATGACCAGTGCCGTCACTTCTCCAAGCAGTCTGGCTCGAACTTCCTGCTCTCGTTTTGGTTCCTTCCACGAGAGAAACGTCAGGCCATGTATGCCCTGTATGCGTTCTTCCGTCATACCGACGACCTGGCCGATGAAGATGGAGCTGACCAGGCAGCCCAGCTGAAGTCATGGCGAGATCAATTCCGTTCCGCGATGCAAGGAGACTTCGCCGATTCGCGTTTGCCAGCGCTAGTCGACACGATTCGCCGCTATGAGATTCCCGAGAAGTACTTCCTGGAATCGATCGAGGGAGTCGAAAGCGACCTGTCACGAACTCGCTTCACCGACTTCGACGAGCTACATCATTACTGCTACCAGGTTGCGTCGGCGATTGGCTTGAGTTGTTTGCCGGTGTGGGGCGTTCGCCCGAACTTCGATCGAGAGGCGGCCATCGCGGCCGGTGTTGCGTTTCAATTGACCAATATCCTCCGCGACATCCACGAAGATGCCCTGCGTGGACGCATCTACGTTCCGCTCGATGACCTCAATCGCTTTGACGTCCCCGAAGAGTCACTACTCAATGGGCAACTTTCACCTGGCTTCGAGCCCCTGATGCGATTCGAGATCGAACGAGCAGAGAAGCTATTCACGAAAGCCAAAGACCTCCGCAATGACCTTCACCCCGATGGCTGTCGCATTTTCGACGCGATGATGGAAACGTACCACGATCTGCTCAAGCAGATTGCCCGCTCTCCGGAAGACGTGCTTAGGCGGAAGATTCAAGTCGGTTCGTGGCGCAAGGTAAAACTGTTTGCTCGGCTGGTCATGTCGCGGATGCCATTGGGAACGAGAGGACCTCAGAAAGCGGAGGTTCCATAG
- the hpnE gene encoding hydroxysqualene dehydroxylase HpnE, with the protein MDTSAMRGQRVAIVGGGLAGIAVAEALSRFPFEIHLFEAKRSLGGRAGAYRDPEHPSLIDRCQHVAMGCCTNFLGLCERLDLEECFRRDTRLHFIDSEGQAHPFEASSWLPAPIHLAGAFRRQTYLSKPDQKRIAAALWEMAPPSAVEKYAGRKMHDWLVEQLQSEVAISRFWEIVLVSALGAPLSEVSFVAARKVFVDGFLRHRRAYQIYVPRIPLQDIFDVQAAQKLGERGVRFHRQSPVRQVAYFNSRFNVRFGQGREATFENFIAAVPWHQSPKIFSPILKNLIPKLDNVDEIDSSPISSVHLWVDRPLTKLPHAVLLDRTSQWVFNHGARQFKETTGHYYQVVISASQDLAGVKHEDLSRHILGELVGAFRSQPAPYLLDYQVVTEKKAVFAATPAMEGLRPSQGTILPGLALAGDWTKTGWPSTMEGAVRSGYLAAEAILRKYDYHESVGDADLPVSMLSRMLWGLGKE; encoded by the coding sequence GTGGATACCAGTGCCATGCGCGGCCAGCGCGTCGCTATCGTCGGAGGAGGCTTGGCCGGTATTGCAGTCGCCGAGGCACTCTCGCGGTTTCCCTTCGAGATCCATCTTTTCGAGGCAAAGCGATCACTGGGGGGACGTGCCGGGGCCTATCGCGATCCGGAACATCCATCGCTGATCGATCGCTGTCAGCACGTAGCGATGGGCTGCTGTACGAACTTTCTGGGACTCTGCGAACGATTGGACCTGGAAGAGTGCTTCCGCCGAGATACTCGGCTGCACTTCATCGACAGCGAAGGTCAGGCACATCCATTTGAAGCCAGCAGTTGGCTGCCGGCCCCGATTCACTTGGCCGGAGCCTTTCGTCGTCAGACTTACCTTTCCAAACCGGATCAGAAGCGAATCGCGGCCGCCCTGTGGGAAATGGCTCCACCTTCGGCCGTTGAAAAGTATGCCGGACGCAAGATGCATGACTGGCTGGTCGAACAACTCCAATCGGAAGTCGCCATTAGCCGCTTTTGGGAAATCGTCTTGGTCAGTGCGTTGGGCGCGCCCCTTTCCGAAGTTTCGTTCGTGGCGGCACGCAAGGTCTTTGTCGACGGTTTTTTGCGGCATCGAAGGGCCTACCAGATCTACGTACCGCGGATCCCGCTGCAAGACATCTTTGATGTTCAGGCTGCTCAGAAACTAGGGGAACGCGGCGTCCGCTTTCATCGACAGTCTCCCGTTCGGCAGGTCGCTTACTTCAACTCGCGATTCAACGTTCGTTTCGGACAAGGGCGCGAGGCAACATTCGAGAACTTCATCGCGGCTGTTCCCTGGCATCAATCTCCCAAGATCTTTTCGCCCATCCTCAAAAACTTGATACCCAAGTTAGATAACGTGGACGAAATTGATTCGTCTCCGATTTCTAGCGTTCACCTTTGGGTGGATCGTCCGCTGACAAAATTGCCACATGCGGTGCTACTGGATCGAACCAGCCAGTGGGTTTTCAATCATGGGGCTCGGCAATTCAAAGAGACAACTGGCCACTATTACCAGGTTGTCATTAGCGCCTCGCAAGACTTGGCCGGCGTGAAACATGAAGATCTTTCTCGGCATATCTTAGGTGAGTTGGTCGGGGCTTTTAGGTCCCAGCCAGCCCCCTACCTTCTCGACTACCAGGTTGTGACCGAAAAGAAGGCCGTTTTTGCTGCGACTCCTGCGATGGAAGGCCTGCGACCGTCGCAAGGAACCATCTTGCCAGGCTTGGCTTTGGCCGGCGATTGGACGAAAACCGGCTGGCCATCCACCATGGAAGGTGCCGTCCGCAGTGGCTACCTCGCCGCGGAAGCCATTCTCCGAAAATACGACTATCACGAATCGGTTGGCGACGCCGATCTACCCGTCAGCATGCTTTCGCGAATGCTCTGGGGACTAGGAAAAGAGTAA
- a CDS encoding phosphorylase family protein produces the protein MLLRYLVSNFLQQQGQTVVRDFVSQQLAEHNSEETAPEDIPKPDVVVVFALGVESAGFKESLDSPTPVKMEKRTVTVGRLGDRVVGVVETGVGRKSAAAAVRDVIDIIGPKWIVSAGFAGGLVSDLKRGHVVMANCVGDLEGNEVKIPLNLTAEQIKATQGLASGKLLTVDRIIRTVEEKRELGDKHTAVAVDMETLAIAQACHEKETKLISVRIISDTVDQPLPKDLEKLMSQKTTSGMLGAAAATIFNRPGSIKDMWNLNAMANKASDKLAGFLGGVLPQLDLAVREDEQS, from the coding sequence ATGCTCCTACGCTACCTCGTTTCCAACTTCCTCCAGCAACAAGGCCAAACGGTCGTGCGGGACTTTGTCTCGCAGCAGCTGGCCGAACACAATTCGGAGGAAACGGCCCCGGAAGATATCCCCAAGCCAGATGTGGTTGTAGTTTTTGCGTTGGGGGTAGAGTCCGCCGGATTCAAAGAGTCACTTGATTCCCCAACACCCGTGAAGATGGAGAAGCGAACGGTCACCGTTGGCAGGCTGGGCGATCGCGTCGTTGGAGTTGTCGAAACAGGCGTCGGGCGAAAGTCAGCCGCGGCCGCCGTGCGTGATGTGATTGATATCATCGGACCGAAGTGGATCGTATCAGCGGGCTTTGCTGGTGGGCTGGTTTCCGATTTGAAACGTGGTCACGTGGTCATGGCCAACTGTGTCGGTGATTTGGAAGGGAATGAAGTCAAGATTCCCCTCAACTTAACGGCAGAGCAAATCAAAGCGACGCAGGGGTTGGCCAGTGGCAAGCTACTGACGGTTGACCGCATCATCCGTACGGTGGAAGAAAAACGCGAGCTAGGTGACAAGCACACGGCCGTGGCGGTCGATATGGAGACCTTGGCAATCGCCCAGGCATGTCACGAAAAGGAGACAAAGCTCATCTCCGTCCGCATCATCTCGGATACGGTCGACCAGCCGTTGCCGAAAGATCTCGAGAAATTGATGAGCCAGAAAACGACCTCAGGGATGCTGGGAGCTGCTGCGGCAACGATCTTCAATCGGCCTGGGAGCATCAAGGATATGTGGAATCTGAACGCCATGGCCAACAAGGCCAGCGACAAGTTGGCTGGTTTCTTGGGCGGCGTGCTCCCTCAGCTTGATCTGGCGGTGCGTGAAGACGAACAAAGCTAG